In the genome of Phlebotomus papatasi isolate M1 chromosome 2, Ppap_2.1, whole genome shotgun sequence, one region contains:
- the LOC129803267 gene encoding translation initiation factor IF-3, mitochondrial, which translates to MYRLKCLTHLTATLRPRYHVGVMRYATKTAGDTTNASAGDKVDKGQKNPDKIKPKITLLSPDSSTMIVTLEEAQKMSKRRDLKLIKVANIDTKTQRPTYRLMTNAEFKEELKSHVGSDSDEKSDKREIKGEKLLQITNKIGDHDLQSRIKNLTKWLSKNYRVVAVISGGNADSAASERIFREIETQTRSLGKIVQKRTKGSDVRFQLHPIPPSEDTSDKASKES; encoded by the exons ATGTATCGTCTCAAGTGTCTCACGCATCTCACGGCAACCCTCCGTCCGCGATATCACGTGGGTGTCATGAGATATGCCACGAAGACTGCAGGAGACACCACAAATGCCAGTGCAGGAGATAAAGTGGACAAGGGTCAAAAGAATCCGGACAAAATCAAGCCCAAAATCACTCTTTTGTCCCCTGATAGTTCCACAATGATTGTGACTCTGGAGGAGGCTCAAAAAATGTCCAAGAGGCGAGATTTGAAGCTGATAAAAGTGGCAAATATTGACACAAAAACCCAGAGACCTACTTACAg ATTGATGACCAATGCCGAATTCAAGGAGGAGCTCAAATCCCACGTTGGCAGTGATTCAGATGAGAAATCGGACAAAAG ggAAATCAAGGGAGAAAAACTCCTCCAAATCACCAATAAAATAGGCGATCATGATCTCCAGTCGCGCATAAAGAACCTCACCAAGTGGCTGTCGAAGAACTACCGGGTTGTCGCTGTAATATCTGGCGGGAATGCAGATTCTGCAGCATCCGAACGGATCTTCCGGGAAATTGAAACGCAGACCAGATCCCTGGGTAAAATTGTCCAGAAACGCACGAAAGGCAGCGATGTGAGATTTCAACTTCATCCCATACCACCAAGTGAAGATACAAGCGACAAAGCTAGCAAAGAATCATGA